The genomic stretch CCGCATATCCTACCAGATTCCTGAACAACTCCTTGTCAGGCTGACTATCTACGACATCAGGGGCCGCCTGGTCAAGACCCTCGTAACCGAGACTCAGTCTCCCAGTTCATACATGGTGGAGTGGCGAGGAGACGATGGCTTTGGTCGCCCCGTCCCAGCGGGAGTCTATCTCTACAGGCTGGACGCTGGTCGTTGGTCAGCAACCAAGAAAACCGTCCTGCTGAGATAGCTTCATCACTGAGCCTTCCCCCGCAGAAGCGACATTGCGTTGACTTTTCCGGCGGGAGGGATTAGAATAAGACCTGAGGGACGCCAAAACAACGTCTTTAGGGAGAACGAGTGTCAAAGCCCACGTCAAATGCACTGAAATCAAGACGCATCTTGCCCACCCCCTGGTTCAGTATGAGGGCGTTGTTCATGGGCGTCACCCTTGTGCTGTTTTGTTTTGCCACAGGGTTTCTGAATCACTCTTCCTTCGGCTCAGCTGACTATTCAGTGGGAGGTTCTGAT from candidate division TA06 bacterium encodes the following:
- a CDS encoding T9SS type A sorting domain-containing protein, translating into RISYQIPEQLLVRLTIYDIRGRLVKTLVTETQSPSSYMVEWRGDDGFGRPVPAGVYLYRLDAGRWSATKKTVLLR